The Cryomorphaceae bacterium 1068 region ACGACCTGCTCTTCAATTACGGTGTTCGGTTGAACCGCGACATTTTATTGGATAGAACCTGTGCACCGATTTCTCTCCTCACAGGCCCACGAGGCAATGAGCGGGCGGAGCTTTTTCCGTGGTATTACAAACCCATTTTGATTCCCGAGGTATCACATCCCATCGTAGCCAATGTTGATCCGATTCTCACAGAGTTTATCGGTAGTTTGGATACAGTAGAGGCCGCGGGCATTTCCAAGAAAGTAATCCTCAGAACTTCGGAGTACTCCAAGATTTTGAAATCGCCTGCACGGGTAAGTTTCAATATCGTATCCATTGATCCCGATTTCGGAAATGCCAACAGGCCCAACCAACCGGTCGCGGTATTGTTGGAAGGCGAGTTCGAATCGAATTTTGCCAATAGGCTACCACCTAATTTCCTCAATGAAGACCTTTTGGATTTCAGGGACAAGAGTCCGTTGACACGGCAATTGGTCATCTCTGATGGGAATATCGCTGCCAATCCTGTCAATGCCGATGGAACGCGTTTTCGCGAGCTTGGCTTCGATGAGGTCTTAGGGCGAAAAATGTATGGAAACACAGAGTTTCTAATCAATGCCATGAACTACCTGCTGGGGGATGCCACTTTGATAAACGTACGATCCAGAACAATAGCCCTGCGCAAACTCGACGATGAGCAAATCGTTCAAGAGCGCGAGCAATGGCAGATGCTCAATATCGGACTTCCCATTCTACTCACCATTCTTTTTGGTTTGGGTCAATGGTTTTGGCGCAAGCGAGCCTATTCTAAAAAATAATTTCAGCAATGAAGAAAATTGTATTACTGCTTCTCTTAGTCGCTATTTTGGGTGGTATCGCCTTCTATCTTTCAAGTTCAAACGATCCCTTCAAGAGTGAAGGAGTCGAGCAAAGTGATTTTGCCATTGCCGATACAGCTTCAATTGGAAAAATACTTATTGCCGATCGTTCGGGCAGAGTAGTCAAGCTGAATAGAGAGGGAGAACAATGGTTGCTCAATGGGAAGTATCCGGCACGTGAAGACGCGATCACAACACTCTTGCGTACGTTTAAGAATATCTATATTCAGCGGCCCGTTCCTCGCGAAGCGCTGGAACAGGTCAATACCGTAATGGCCACTTCGACCAAGAAGGTGGAGATATATGACCTGGATGGAGATCTTATCAAGACGTGGTATGTAGGGCATGCCACTATGGATAAAAAGGGAACTTACATGCTCCTCGAAACTCCGAAGAACGGGAAGTCGTCAGTACCCTTCATTATGGATATGAAGGGATTTATCGGGATGCTCAATACCCGTTTTTTCCTCGATGAAAATGAGTGGAGAAGTACTATGCTTTTGGCCTATCCGGAAATGAACTTAAATGAGATCGAAGTAGAGTACCCGACAGATGAAGCATCATCTTTCAAAGTAAAATACGGCGGGGGAAATGAAATTGAGCTCTTTACGGCCGATGATAATCCGATTGCCGTATTTGACACCTCCACTTTGAAGGACTACATGTTGAACTACAAAAAGATGGCCTTCGAAAACTACAGAACGGGTTTGAGCGAAGTTCAAATCGATTCGGTTCGGTCTACCATTCCCTTTCAGATCATTCGGGTTACCGATAATTCAGGGAGGCATGAGATCAAGCTTTGGCCCAAAAAAGCTCCTGATTATGCTACCGGGCAAAAGGCCGATAGCACCGGGCTTGATCGGGAGAGGATTTACGCCGTTTATAATGACGGAGAGCTGGCTCTGGCCCAAAGGTTTGTGTGGGATAAATTCCGAGCACCCCTTGGAGCGTTTGTTTCCAAAGAGTAATGTTCACATTCTGTTCAAAAAAGCGGATTAAGCGTTTGCCTTAATCGCGTATATTTGTCGCCGCGCCACAATGGCTGAAACGTGTTTTTATCATGAAATTCATTGTAACCAGTACAGAACTACTCAAGCACTTACAAACCGTAAGCGGTGTGCTTGCATCCAATAACACACTTCCGATTCTCGACAATTTCCTGTTCGAGATTAACAAAGACTCACTTACCATCTCGGCGAGTGACTTGGAAACGACTATGATCACACACCTTTCGGTTAAAGCCGAAGAGACAGGATCAATAGCTGTGCCTGCACGAATCGTTTTGGACTATTTGAAAACATTACCTGAGCAGCCTTTGACTTTTACCATAGACGAATCTAGCTTGGGAATCGAGATTTCAAGTAGCTACGGTAAGAGTAAAGTGGCAGGCTTTGCAGCTGATGAATTTCCGAGAAACCCGGAGATGGATGATGCTTCAAACGTGACCATTCCATCAGACGTAGTTTCTGAGGCCATTCACAAAACCATCTTCGCTACCGGAAATGACGATCTAAGACCGGTGATGTCAGGTATCTTCTGCGAATTCTCGAAAGAAGGTCTGCGATTCGTCGCTACCGACGCGCACAAATTGGTTCGCTACACGCGCACCGATTCGAAAGCCGATAAGAACTCAACGTTCATTATTCCTAAGAAGCCACTCAACCTATTAAAGGGTGCTTTGGGAAATACAGCTTCTGACGTTCAGATGGACTTCAACGATACCAACGTTAAAATCTCTTTTGACGATACGGTGATGATCGCTCGATTGATCGATGGAAAATACCCCAACTACGAGGCGGTGATTCCAAAAGACAATCCGAACAAGATGTTGGTGGAGCGTACTGCTCTTCTCGGATCTATTCGACGTGTCTCTATTTTCTCGAACAAGACTACGCACCAAGTTCGACTTCGTATCAGCGGTAGCGAGCTATCTGTTTCTGCCGAAGATCTCGATTTTGCCAATGAGGCAAATGAGCGCCTGACATGCAGCTACGAGGGTGACGATATGGAGATTGGCTTCAATAGCCGCTTCTTGATCGACATGCTCAACAACTTGGATACGGCTGACGTGCAGCTTCAATTGAGTGCACCCAATCGCGCGGGTATTCTCGTCCCAATGGGGTCTGACAACGAAGGAGAAGATATTCTGATGTTGGTGATGCCGGTGATGTTGAATGCGTAGTTTAGTCGATAGTATCTCGTCGATAGTATTGAGATGAGGCGTGCTAAATGAGCACCAAGTACTGATCTCTGTAAACTGACATCTGATACTACCCTATCTGCAAACCATCACCTGTTCTCTGTTCGGTGCTCAATGTCACCACACCATCATCGGTGTAAACTCCCAATATCAGGCACTCGCTTTTAAAGTCAGCTATCTGTTTAGGAGGAAAGTTTACTACACAAATCACTTGATTACCGATTAAATCATCGGTGTCATAAAGCTCGGTGATTTGAGCACTCGTTTTTCGGATTCCCAAATTACCGAAGTCAATATGAATCCTGTAAGAAGGCTTGTGCGCCTTTTCAAATGGAATGGCATCAACGATAGTGCCTGTGCGAATGTCCAACTTCTCGAAATCTTCCCATGTTATAAGCGGTTTGATGCGCATGGTAGATTGTGGTTTGCCTCAAATTTAAACTAAAAATATTTCGGTCCTTGCTTTTTGATTTTAACTCAAAGGCCTAGAAGGTGAAGCCAACGGAACCGTAAAAGCTTCGGATGTTGGCAGGAATAATCCCCGGGCCTGGGTAGCTTTCGGCTCTTCGGGTGAAATACTCCTCGTTGGTGAAATTATTCACTCCTGCTGAAAACTTGAATCGGTTTGGTTTGTACTCCAATGAAAAGTCCATGACGTAATAGGAGGGGACAATACCCGTCAACGCATTGGGATTGAAAGTGGAGTTGGTAGCATCCGAGAACTGTTCTCCCAAATAGGAGAATTGATAGGTGGCTTTGAGGTCTTTCCACTTGTAATTCAATCCGGTTCGGAGCATGACGTTCGGCACATACTCCACTCGGCGGTCTTTTATTGCGGTTATGTCCGATTCGATATAGGTGGCGTCGGTCAATGAGAAATTTATAAAGAGAGACAGACTTGAATGTTCGCGGTCGATATTGAACAGATTCCAGATATCGATTTCTGCGAAGGACTCCATTCCGATATGGCGTGAATCGCCGATATTGGTTCGGAAGAGGGTAGTACTTCCGGGTAGTTCAAACAACCCTATGCGGTCGTTGTAGCGCATGAGGAATAGACTTACATCGAGGCTCAGCCAGTCTCCGATTTCCCCGCGAATACCGATATCAGCATTGTACCCGTTTTCGTCGGTGATGAGACTGTCCAACTGGAAATTGGGATTGACCACCCTCAGGTCGCTGAAGGTGATGGAGCGGAAATTCTGAGAAATATTTCCATAGAGATTCAAGTTCTCTTTGAGGTCGTAGCTTACACCAATGCCAAAAAGAGGAAAAGTTCGTGTGGTGGAGGAGGCGTCTTCATTGACTGTCGAAGAGATAAGATTGCCTGCAAAGTCATATCGATTGAGCTTCCAAATCCCTTCGGAATCCGTTCGAATGTGCTCCACTCTTAATCCCGCCGTTACGCTGAGCTTTGAGGTGATGTGGAGGAGATTCTCCACAAAAATGGCAAAGTTTTGGCTTGGGAATTCGTAGTCAAACTCCTCAGGGTCGTCGGGGTTTAGAAAATCAAAGTCAGGTGTGTCGGCATTGTTGGCATCGCCCTGCATTCTGTCCGTCATTCCATTGTAGTAGCGCGCACCGACTACAATTGCTGAATGCTTGGTACCAAGCTTGTATCGGTGGAGGAGTCTGGCTTCTGTTCCGAAATTTCGAAATTCATCTCGAATCAGAGTGCGGTTCTCATTGGGATTGTCCGGCACTCCGATTTGATCCAAATTTCCCAAGGCATTACGCGAAGAGATCAATCCAAAAGTTCGGATGTTCAGTTGGGTCATACTCGAGAATTGGTAGTCGATCGTTTGGGCGAACAAGTTCCAGTTGACGTTGAACCAATTGCGATCGCGGTTGGCTTGTTCTAGGTTACCCGAAAAGAATTGTTCGTCTGTCAGGCCGCCGGGCTGTTGCGCCTCATACTCCATGTAAGAGTATTCAAAGCCCAGCTTTAATTGGTCATTTACTTGGTAGCCTATTCGGGCAAATGCCGTGTGTGCTTCGAAACCGGAACTCTCGCGCCAACCGTCACCTCGGCGATATTGGTAATAGCCGTAGTAATCGATCTTACCCTTGGTTCCTCCCGCACTTACAAATGAATTCCAGAGTCCGAAGGAACCGACCGCTTGCTCAACGTTGAGCTCAAAAGGCTTCTTTGGAGCCTCCTTGAGTTTGAAGTTGAGCATTCCGCCAAACTGTGTCCCGTATTGAAGCGAGGCAGCACCTCTTACGATTTCAATACGCTCAACGGCTTGGAGAGCCGGCATATAGTAGCTTTCGGGGTAACCCAAAGCATCGGCGCTCATATCGTAGCCGTTTTGTCGCGTGTTGAAGTTTGCGGTACGGCTTGGCCCAAGCCCTCGCGCGGCAATATCTAACTGTAGCCCCGCAAAGTCACTTTCCCAAATATTCAAACCGGGAACTTTCGCGAAGACTTGTCGGGCATTATTCGAAACGCGGTTGGCAGCGAAGTCATCGAGGATAATTACCTCGTTTTTCTTGGCCTCGTATATTCCCATTCCGTCGATGGAGCGCATTCTGGTTATCCCGTTGGTTGGGTCAATTCCCGATTCAATTTCAAATTCGGCTAATTCTGTTGAAAGCAATTCCAAAGAGAAGTTGATCACTGTGTCTTGCGTGAGCGAGATTTCAATCGACTGTGATTTCATCCCCAAGCTAAAAGCCTCAATGTTGTGTTTGCCAATAGGCAGAACGATCGAGTAGCTTCCGTTCTTGTCAACACTGGTTTGGAGATTGAGCGCTCGCACGAAGACCATAGCATCACTGATCGTTTGCTCGGAATTTTGATCGGATACGGTTCCTGACACTTCTGCAGTTTGTCCTAAAACCAGCGTGGACATCATAAGACTCCATATTAAAACTCCTAGTCTGCTCACCTTAGTTTCTTGTCTTCAAATGGATTAATCCAATCCTTGTGAGCCCAGCCATCTTTTTTGGAGGTCAAATCAACGTTTGGATCGATCAAGAGTTGAGCAGGCCGCGCATTGAGTGTTACCCATACTTCTGCTCGTACCTTCGGATCTTTCATTCCTTGCTCTTCGTAGTGGTCTCGGAGTAAGTGTGCGTATTGCAGTATGAGGTCGGGTTGCATAGCCATTTGCTTCTCTTGATGGGAATTGAGAAACTCGTGATTCACCACCGAACCTTCTCTGCCTGTTTCACCGTCTTTCACATAAAAAGTAGCCGTACCCGCCTTTTCCATAAGCATCACCCGCCAAGAGAAGCGGTAGCCTTCTTCCGTCCAAAACAGATTTCCGGGGTAGAGCAAGTACCGCCACGGAAAGAGCAGTTGGAACATGAAAAAGACCATCAAAAAGGGAAGTAGGAACTTTTGTTTTCTCTTTGCCGGTTCCGTTTTAGGAATTTGGAGATCATCTTGATTTTGGCCGAATAGCTTCGATAATCCGTTGATCATTCGCTCGTGAAAAGAATCGGAAAAGAAAATGGTAACGGCAAAGATCATCACGATAGGGAAGACTCCGATTTGAAATAGTATTCCTGTCAACGTATGGAAGATCACCACGGCGATGTAAGCTAGCCATCTCGTTTTTTTGATGAGTAATCCCAGAATAATGAAAGTGTCGAAGAGCATACCGAACCAGCTGAAAAGGTAGGCGGTGAATTCGTACTTGAAGAAATCTCCAATCAGAGGAATGCTTGATTTGGCAGGCAGCCAGATGGCGAGTGGCAAAGCTTCCAAGAGCCAGTCAGTATTGATTTTAGCCAAACCTGCGTAAACATAGACTATGGCAATCTGAACTTTGAAAATTAGGATGCACCACCTCTCGACTTTTTTTTGTCTTATAGCCGGAATTCGTTTGGCGTCCAAAGAAAAATAGCGATTGGAGGGGACCAGAATCATCAAGAATGAAACGATGCTGACGAAGTAATAATGGTTGAGGTAGTAGGTGATGTCGATCAATTCCACGTAAGTGAAACAAAGAAAAAATAGCACCGCGAAAAAGCGGTAATACCAGCCGAGTACGATAGCAACACAGGCTACCGCCATGGCCCAGAAAACCACATACATTCCCAAACCGGGTAAAGGCTTTACCCAGTCGAATCCGAAATAGCTAAAGTGAAGAATAGGGTCGATAAGCTGTGTGTCAACCCAACCCAGAGCGATGTAGCGCAATGTGCTAAAAAGCATAAGCAGCCCGAAGGCCACTCTAAATGAAACTAAAGGAGCAATCGACACCGATTGCTCCAAATAAGCGGTAAGCTTAGAATATGCGTTTTTATTTTGGGTCAAGCCAGTTGGTTAAAGTCTTTTCATTTTGTTGTATGTCTGTTCCAAAGGGTTCAAGATTTAGGCTTGCGAAGCTGTGAAAATTAATAGGTTTACATTTCGTAATTAACTGTTTTCAGAGCAAGCGTAACGCAGATATTGGACTTTGTGGGGAGACAGACTTTAATCTCCATCGCCTGAGTTGAAAGTAATGCTGATTCCGAGTAAAGAGCTCATGGAACTCTTAAAATTTGACGTGTTCGACTGTAGCTTGTCTCTAAGGATTTCTACCTCTTGGCTAGTAATATTTTCTGAGAGAGATCCTTCGGATAAGTCTGCAATGGCCGCATCGATTTCGAAAATAGATTCGGTGGTGGTCTGGACCAAATCAGGGCCGCCAATGACGGATTGCAAGTATTCTTCAAATCCGATTAGTTCCATTCCGCTGCGCGATCTGCCAAACCAGATGTTTTTTGAGTTTTCGAAATGCGCGGTAATCAATTCAGAAGAGATACCGCTGTAATAGGCTTCCACCAAACTTCCATCTGCCGCAGGTTGACCTGCCGAAAGACCTGCGGGTAGCTCTACTTTGAAGTTTTTAATGTTTTCGTAGTCTTTAATAAAGGCATTGTAATAAAGCGAAATGGAGCTGCCCGCAGAAGTTCCGTCGTTATTGATAAAGGACTGTAAATAGGATTCATTCCATTCCGCAACAATACCGTCGAATGAAGACTTCAATTCGCCTAAGACAAGGAGCAAGTAGTCTTTGCGATTCTGATCAAAACCCGCAACGATTTCTGCATTGGTCTGTGCATTTCCAAAGATCAGGTACTCGACAGCATAAAATCCTCGTACATCTCGATCGAAACTATTGGGAAGATCGAAGTTGGGGTTAAGGAGATTCGCCTCGATCTTTTCTTCACTTACAGGAAAAACTCCCAGAACAGTGGCGTAGGGTCCTAGTAGTAATTCTCCCGGGCCGAAGCCAAATGCCGAACAGTGCTGATGATCGATTACAGCTTCCTCCCAAGCAGATCGAATCGCAATCAGGTTTTCCTCATTTGTGTTTTGGGTAAACTCGATTGCCGCTTCTGAAAGCGTATTGACGCTAGACTGCAAATCCTCAAAATTAGGAACGATCAGATCCGTCCCGACATCCTCGAGCATAGCCTTCCGATCGAAGTCGGAACCAGGGATATTGTCTTCCTCATTATCGTCATTACAAGAAACCAATATTACTGAAGTCAGCAGCACGGAAGCAATTATTCTGAAAGATCTCGTTCTGTTGAATTCAAAAGTCATATACATTCTTTTCATCTAAATGATCGCCTGCATTGCACAGCCTGTTTATGGATAATGAGTTTCTTCAATTATGGATTATTGTTGACGTGAAACCCCGAGACTTCTTCATTGGTAAATCCATAGATCGATTGAATATCGTTTTGAATTTTATCCAAGTTTGCAATCAGAGAGACTTCATTTAAGAACCGATAGCTTTCAGGTGTTTCGTTTTCAGGTGCCAATAGGTCCGCTAAGATTTGATCTATTTCTTCATCCGTGATTTGTTTTTGGCTTAAGCCTCTGAAACCATGCGTGAACCCAACGCCTTCGGAATAGGCGTGAAGAGCGTCTCCCAATTTAATCTCTCTTTCTTCACCGCTCAGTTGAGAAGCCTCTTGCAATAAATTTTTAGTGGCTTCGCAGTAGAAAATTACCGTAGCAAAGTTTGATTTCTCCCAGTTGAGGAGGTAATCATTGAAGGCCTCGTCACGAATGTCATTGAAGGCGCTTCCCCCCTCTATGGCTGATTTTGCGGTGATAAGGTTTGTGCGTATGTCATAATAGAATCCTGTTTGGGCATCGTGATTGGACCTTCTGGCTGCGTACAATGCTGCAGCATTAGTCGAGGCTGGATCAAAGGAAACCTCAGTTCCATGGATTTCTACCAGCCTGTCTATATCGCTTGCGCTAATGGTATCGGCGCTAAGAATCTTAAGGGCATGGTGGTACAATGCCGCACCGAATGAACCCTTTTCAATCATTTGCTCCAGTTCCAATCCATTTTCATCGAGAAGTCTTGTTCCTAAAAGGCCGCCTTGTTCACCAGGTATCGGCTGGCCGGCAGATCCCGGGTTTTGAAACGGGGTAGGGGAGTTTGCGGCATTAACTAATTCTGTCAGCCATTCATCTACTAGCGTGCTATATCTGGGCAGAGTAACCGCCTCGAGGTTTATGGGATAAGAAATAGACTCTATAGTCGTCCCTCCTTGGGCATTCGCCTCAGCAGCATTAAGTGCTGCAACCATGTCGGCAAATTCATTCATTACCGTATTCTCGGTAACTACATTGGCGTCGTAGTTCGGTGCCAAATACTCCGAAGGGATGGTTAATTGAGGCCCCGGATTGTTGCCATCTTCGTCATCATCGTTGCAAGATGTTAAGGCCAAACCGCCGAATAATAGGATAGGGAGAATACGCTTTATCACTGCTTATTTTTATTTAAATTGATTCTTAATAACGGTGGCAAATGTAGAAGCGGTGCATAGTTTGGACAATACCTCTTTCAGGGTATTTTCCTTTTTATGGGCGTTTTATGCTTGTTTTCAAGCATTTGTCAATTAGGAAATTTATTTCAATTGAATTGAGAAATAAACGGCCATATTTAATTGAGGCCCGCTAGCGGATGTCCGTATTAGAAAACGGGATCAGGTAGTGATAGAAATGATCAGTATTTCTTTCGATTTCCCTGCTCAGTGAGTAACATCTGAAACTCTTCTCGAGAGCGAAATAGGAAAATAAGTTCGACGTTTTATTTATCCTTTCGGACTTGATCTTTCTCCTCTTCTTTTTTCTTCCGAGTTAAAAAGCTTGTCAAGTCAATATTGAAATACTTCAAGGAAGCAATGAGAAGGGTAGCCGCAGCAAACTCATCGAGGTTGCCAATGATGGGAAGGTTGTCAGGAAGCTCCCAAATACCAACTGTAAAGTTGAGTAAATAAATACTGGAGACAACAATCCCGACTATAGCTGTGATTTTCTTCATGGATGCGCGTACACAAAGATGACGAAATGTCTTGATCATTATTGCGAAGATGAGAGATGAGTCTGCTTTTTATCGAGAATGCAGAATGGGGTTCTCTCTTGATCACAAAAAAAGGCCCCGATAAATCAGGGCCTTAATTGGTTAAAATGATTGGTTATCCGAACAAAATCAAAAGCTTTTTCAACTCGCTCGGAAGTATAAATCCATAAATCGAGCGGAAGATAGTGTTCTTCGATGAACTATCAAAAAATACCTTTGAATTAGTTAATACCGACTACATGTGGTGTAGTCGGTATTGTTGTTATTTCGATATAATGAACTTGCCGATCATCGTTTCGTTGGCGTTTGTAAGTCTGAAAATATAGATACCATCGGGAAGATCAGGTCTGGTCAATTCTACTTGGTAATCGCGATTTGAAATTGCGTCACCTTTATAAATCTGATCTACTTTTCTTCCACCGATGTCAAAGATTTCTACCATTGTTTCTCCATCAGTCGACGTGCGGAAGGTGACAGTGGCTACACCATCATTTGGATTAGGATATGCCTTGATCCATCCTTTTGGAGCATCAGCCACATCATTAGCAGATTCAGACAGGTATGCCATATTCAAGCATTGTCCGGCAAGGTCGCCCCAGTAGAGTTCTACCGGAACTGTGTATTCTGCGCCGTTCAAAGCTTGGCTTTCCATATCTACTCCATACATGATGTTTTCCTCGTTTCCTTCGGCCAATAGAATACTACCATCATCGAGTAGGGCAGCTCCGTTGATATCGCCAAGTGGAACAGAGAATTCATCTTCTCCATAGACATCGTAGAAAGTTCCTGTGTTTCGATTGATGTACCAAAGTATTCCATCGTCATCAAACACCAAGTCACCACCGTTTACCGGTATTTCTCTGCCAATCTCTGATGCAAAACCGGTTTCAGGATTCACCAAGTAAGCATGGCTGCGATTTGAAGACGCCACAATTAGGAATCCACCAGGAGTGGCAACTGCTGCCGGAGTTCCTGTAATGTTTCCGTCAGCCGCTGCGATGTTTATCTCCTCACCAAAGGTCAGTGATGATAGGTTGAACACTTTAAAGGTTCCTGAACCGTCCACGACGAATAGTTCGTTGCCATTTGGCAGTACAGCAATGTGCGCATTTCCAATGTTCATGGCCAGTTCTTCCGCATCAAAACCTCCTTCACCATTCGCCGTAAGCGAAAGCAGAGCATTAACCCCATCGCTGCCATTGTGCGCATAAAAGAGCTGGTACATGCACTGTGGTTCCAAGTTTGGATCCAAGCATCCCGAAGTTAAATCGCCATTCGACAAGGTGAATACTTCGCCGTCTAGCGTAGCCGTATACTCAGCGATCAAACCACCGTCCGTATTGCTGATTCGACTGAAGATTGACGTTTCAGCAGAAGCGACCATCAACTGATCTAGCATTTCAGTAGAACTCATTCCATTCACTTCATCAGGAATGGACCCGATGTCTACAAAGCTTCCATCGATTAATTTGAATAGGTCGTCACTATCGCGTTTTGCTAAGTATAGATCACCATCTGACAGAGCTAGATCACCGCCGCTTATCGGTGCATCAACAAAGAATTGCGTTTCACCCGTGATTGGGTCAATAGTATATACTTCGTTGTTATTGTCATCACCAACGTACAGCAATCCGTCATTTGGATTGAAAACTACCGCATACAGCTGGTTAATATCTCCATCGATGGCAACTTGCGTTATCGTGGCTGTGGCTGCATCGTAGAGCTCTACGAAGTTTCCATTTGCGTTCACGAAGTAAAGCGTGTTGGATTCGTCATCGCTATGTGCAATGTGCGCTTGATAAGACAAGTTCATGACGGGTGTCAATTCAGCCTCATTCTCGCTAAACTCAACTTCGTAGATGTCCGTTCCGCTAATTCCCGGGCCATGGTTGGCGTAGTAATAAGCTTGAAGCTCACAAGACTGAAGACTAGGCTCGTTGTCAGCACATCCCGAAGCCATATCTCCATTGCTCATGGTGAAGACTTCGTTTTCGAATACCAATGTGTAGAATTTGTTGAGGTACATGGCATCCGTGTCTCCCACATAAAGTCGACTTCGATCTTTGGTTGAGATCATCAAATTCCCATCATTTCTAGCGGCTAAACCAGTAACCAAATCGGGAACACTTCCCAAGTCTTCGTTGTCACCTTCAGGGTCTATTTTGATCGCTCGGCCACCGTTGTCTCGGGTCAAGTGATAGAGTTCGCCATCCGTTCCGAAGGCAATGTCTCCACCAGCTATTGCAGCATCGGCATATTCTGCTGTAGCACCCGTTTCCCGGTCTACAGTGTAAACCGCTTGTGCGCTTTCAGCACCGATATAGAAGTTTCCACTGGCATCGAAGGTAGTCGTAACCACACCTGATAGTGAGATGTCCAAAGGAATCTCCGCCGACATGGCACCATCAGGTGCGCTTACATCTAAGGTTCGGAATGAACCTGAGCTGCTTCTCACCAAGTAGAGTTCATCACCCGATTCGTTGTAGGCAATGTGAACGGGGTATTCAAGTGATTTGAATAATGTCATTTGGGCTTGGCCATTCTCATCATCC contains the following coding sequences:
- a CDS encoding DUF4340 domain-containing protein, which gives rise to MKKIVLLLLLVAILGGIAFYLSSSNDPFKSEGVEQSDFAIADTASIGKILIADRSGRVVKLNREGEQWLLNGKYPAREDAITTLLRTFKNIYIQRPVPREALEQVNTVMATSTKKVEIYDLDGDLIKTWYVGHATMDKKGTYMLLETPKNGKSSVPFIMDMKGFIGMLNTRFFLDENEWRSTMLLAYPEMNLNEIEVEYPTDEASSFKVKYGGGNEIELFTADDNPIAVFDTSTLKDYMLNYKKMAFENYRTGLSEVQIDSVRSTIPFQIIRVTDNSGRHEIKLWPKKAPDYATGQKADSTGLDRERIYAVYNDGELALAQRFVWDKFRAPLGAFVSKE
- the dnaN gene encoding DNA polymerase III subunit beta, which produces MKFIVTSTELLKHLQTVSGVLASNNTLPILDNFLFEINKDSLTISASDLETTMITHLSVKAEETGSIAVPARIVLDYLKTLPEQPLTFTIDESSLGIEISSSYGKSKVAGFAADEFPRNPEMDDASNVTIPSDVVSEAIHKTIFATGNDDLRPVMSGIFCEFSKEGLRFVATDAHKLVRYTRTDSKADKNSTFIIPKKPLNLLKGALGNTASDVQMDFNDTNVKISFDDTVMIARLIDGKYPNYEAVIPKDNPNKMLVERTALLGSIRRVSIFSNKTTHQVRLRISGSELSVSAEDLDFANEANERLTCSYEGDDMEIGFNSRFLIDMLNNLDTADVQLQLSAPNRAGILVPMGSDNEGEDILMLVMPVMLNA
- a CDS encoding tRNA-binding protein → MRIKPLITWEDFEKLDIRTGTIVDAIPFEKAHKPSYRIHIDFGNLGIRKTSAQITELYDTDDLIGNQVICVVNFPPKQIADFKSECLILGVYTDDGVVTLSTEQRTGDGLQIG
- a CDS encoding TonB-dependent receptor; the encoded protein is MMSTLVLGQTAEVSGTVSDQNSEQTISDAMVFVRALNLQTSVDKNGSYSIVLPIGKHNIEAFSLGMKSQSIEISLTQDTVINFSLELLSTELAEFEIESGIDPTNGITRMRSIDGMGIYEAKKNEVIILDDFAANRVSNNARQVFAKVPGLNIWESDFAGLQLDIAARGLGPSRTANFNTRQNGYDMSADALGYPESYYMPALQAVERIEIVRGAASLQYGTQFGGMLNFKLKEAPKKPFELNVEQAVGSFGLWNSFVSAGGTKGKIDYYGYYQYRRGDGWRESSGFEAHTAFARIGYQVNDQLKLGFEYSYMEYEAQQPGGLTDEQFFSGNLEQANRDRNWFNVNWNLFAQTIDYQFSSMTQLNIRTFGLISSRNALGNLDQIGVPDNPNENRTLIRDEFRNFGTEARLLHRYKLGTKHSAIVVGARYYNGMTDRMQGDANNADTPDFDFLNPDDPEEFDYEFPSQNFAIFVENLLHITSKLSVTAGLRVEHIRTDSEGIWKLNRYDFAGNLISSTVNEDASSTTRTFPLFGIGVSYDLKENLNLYGNISQNFRSITFSDLRVVNPNFQLDSLITDENGYNADIGIRGEIGDWLSLDVSLFLMRYNDRIGLFELPGSTTLFRTNIGDSRHIGMESFAEIDIWNLFNIDREHSSLSLFINFSLTDATYIESDITAIKDRRVEYVPNVMLRTGLNYKWKDLKATYQFSYLGEQFSDATNSTFNPNALTGIVPSYYVMDFSLEYKPNRFKFSAGVNNFTNEEYFTRRAESYPGPGIIPANIRSFYGSVGFTF
- a CDS encoding HTTM domain-containing protein; amino-acid sequence: MTQNKNAYSKLTAYLEQSVSIAPLVSFRVAFGLLMLFSTLRYIALGWVDTQLIDPILHFSYFGFDWVKPLPGLGMYVVFWAMAVACVAIVLGWYYRFFAVLFFLCFTYVELIDITYYLNHYYFVSIVSFLMILVPSNRYFSLDAKRIPAIRQKKVERWCILIFKVQIAIVYVYAGLAKINTDWLLEALPLAIWLPAKSSIPLIGDFFKYEFTAYLFSWFGMLFDTFIILGLLIKKTRWLAYIAVVIFHTLTGILFQIGVFPIVMIFAVTIFFSDSFHERMINGLSKLFGQNQDDLQIPKTEPAKRKQKFLLPFLMVFFMFQLLFPWRYLLYPGNLFWTEEGYRFSWRVMLMEKAGTATFYVKDGETGREGSVVNHEFLNSHQEKQMAMQPDLILQYAHLLRDHYEEQGMKDPKVRAEVWVTLNARPAQLLIDPNVDLTSKKDGWAHKDWINPFEDKKLR
- a CDS encoding imelysin family protein is translated as MTFEFNRTRSFRIIASVLLTSVILVSCNDDNEEDNIPGSDFDRKAMLEDVGTDLIVPNFEDLQSSVNTLSEAAIEFTQNTNEENLIAIRSAWEEAVIDHQHCSAFGFGPGELLLGPYATVLGVFPVSEEKIEANLLNPNFDLPNSFDRDVRGFYAVEYLIFGNAQTNAEIVAGFDQNRKDYLLLVLGELKSSFDGIVAEWNESYLQSFINNDGTSAGSSISLYYNAFIKDYENIKNFKVELPAGLSAGQPAADGSLVEAYYSGISSELITAHFENSKNIWFGRSRSGMELIGFEEYLQSVIGGPDLVQTTTESIFEIDAAIADLSEGSLSENITSQEVEILRDKLQSNTSNFKSSMSSLLGISITFNSGDGD